AAGTTCATCATATTTAGTACCTTTAATAAGTTCATTTAACTTATTTACGTATGTAGCATGATGCTTGTAGTAATGGTACTGTATAGTCTCTTCTGAGATAAAAGGTTCTAATGCATTGTCGGCAAACGGTAATTTTGGTAATTCAATCATAATAAATCCTTTTTATTAAAAAATATCATTCTCCCAACAATTATAAAATTTTTTAATTAAGATATTTTTAATTTTTAGAATTACATTTATATAAGTAAAAAATGGTATCCTTTCATAATTATAAATATTTACATAATTTAGAACTGCTTTAAGGATAAACATGATTAAGTCACTAAGAGGGATGAACGATATTCTGAGTGAAGATTATGAAAGATATACTTACTTTATACAAACAGCAACTTTTATAGCACAAAACTACGGATTTCATTTTATAGAAACTCCTCTACTCGAAGAGACTGCACTATTTAAAAGAAGTGTCGGAGAGTCAAGCGATATTGTCGGTAAAGAGATGTATCAGTTTATAGACAAAGGTGAAAATGACGTATGTCTTCGCCCGGAAGGTACTGCGGGCGTAGTTCGTGCATTTATTCAAAAAAAGCTAGACCGTGCAGGTGGAACTCACCGCTTTTTTTATCACGGAGCTATGTTTAGGTATGAGCGTCCGCAAAAAGGTCGTTTAAGGCAGTTTCACCAATTTGGCGTTGAGAGTTTTGGTCAAGACAGCGTTTATGAAGATGCCAACATGATTATGATGGTTAGTGACATACTTAAAAAACTAGGCATCGGTTACAGACTTCAACTTAACTCTTTAGGGTGTAAAGAGTGTATGCCGACTTACCGTGATAAGCTTGTAAAATTTGTAAAAGAGTGCGAGGAGAGCATCTGCGAGGACTGTGTAAGACGTCTTGATACTAATCCTATACGCGTGCTTGATTGTAAAAACGATTCTTGTCAAGTACTTTACGAAGGTGCTCCAAAGCTTGTTTCTAACCTTTGCGAGTCTTGTGATGAAGATTTTACAAAACTCCAAGAGATTTTAGATGCAAACGATATAACTTATGAGATAGATACAAATCTTGTACGCGGACTTGACTACTATTCTAAAACCGCTTTCGAATTTGTAAGTGACGATATAGGTAGCCAGAGTGCTATAGCAGGCGGTGGAAGATATGACAGACTTGTAGAATTTTTAGACGGGAAAGCTACACCTGCCGTTGGTTTTGCTATGGGAATAGAGAGGCTTTTAGAACTTATAAAGCTGCCCGAAGCTAAACAAGAGGGATACTATATAGGGGCTATGGACGATGAAGGTATAGATTTGGTAATATCTTTAGCTCATAAAAAAAGAAAAACCGACAAAGTTAGTGTAGAATATAAAACTAAAAACTTTAAAAACCATATGAAAATGGCTGATAAAGTAAATGCAAAATATTTCTGCATTATCGGTTCAAATGAGATAGAAAATTCTACTATAACAATAAAAAATTTAGTAGATAAATCAGAAAAAACCATACATATAGAAGAGTTTTAATGGATAAATACGGTTTAGATATATTTTCTAATGATAATTTTATTATTATAGATGGGGAAGTTAAAATTAACTATAAATCAAAACCATCTATTTTAAATATTGTTCAAGAGATACGCTCACAAGAAATCAGAGGGCCAATGCTACTTAGATTTCCGCATCTAGTTAAAAAACAGATAAAGAGTCTTTATAGAAATTTTAACAATGCTATTGTTGAAAATAACTATAACGGTTCTTTTAACGCTGTTTTTCCATTAAAAGTAAATCAATTTCCACATGCATTAGATGCTATCACTTCCCAAGGAAAAGAATTTAATTACGGCTTAGAAGCAGGCAGTAAAGCAGAACTTATTTTAGCAATGGCAAAAATAAATAAAGGTGCAGCCATAACCGTAAACGGGTTTAAAGATAAGGAGATGGTTTCTTTAGGTTTTATTGCCGCTAGTTCACAACATAATATAACTTTGACCATAGAAGGATTAAATGAACTTGAAACCATTATAGAAGTAGCTAACGAAAGTAATCTTGTAGTTCCAAACATAGGTATTAGAATTCGCCTACATAGTGTTGGAAGCGGTTCATGGGCTAAAAGCGGCGGTATGGATGCTAAATTTGGTTTGACATCTACAGAAATTTTAGAAGCTATCACTCTACTTAGGGAAGCAAATATTCTAAACAAGCTAACAATGATTCATTTTCATATAGGTTCTCAAATGAGCGATATAGCCCCGTTAAAAAAGGCACTTCGTGAAGCTGGAAATATATATGCGGAACTAAAAAAAATGGGAGCCAAAAACCTTAAAAACATAAACATAGGTGGTGGTCTAGCCGTAGAGTATAATCAGCATGAACACTGTGCAAACTACAACTACTCCGTAAAAGAGTTTTCAAGTTCGGTAGTGTTTTTACTCGCAGAGATTATGGATGCAAAGATGGTTGAACATCCAAACATATATACCGAATCGGGCAGATATGCAGTAGCATCCCATGCGGTTCTAGTAGCACCTGTACTAGAGCTTTTTTCACAAGATTATCAAGAGAGACTTCTAAACCTAAAAGATATAAACCCGCCTCTCGTGGAAGAGCTTATAGAACTCAATCAACTCCTAAGTAAAAAAAATTCCATAGAATATCTTCATGATGCACTAGACCATCAAGAGTCTCTATTTACCCTTTTTGATTTAGGTTACATAGATCTACAAGACCGATCAAATGCAGAAATTCTTGTACATAATATTATTAAAAAAGCACTTTACATAGAGGGTTTTGAAGGTTCACGCGAACTTGAACTGCTACAGGCAAGACTTCAAGAAAGGTATTTAGTAAATCTGTCTATTTTTCAAAGTATGCCTGATTATTGGGGATTAGAACAAAATTTTCCGGTTATGCCGATACATATGTTAGATAAAAAGCCAATACGTGCAGCATCTCTTTGGGATATAACTTGCGACAGTGACGGAGAAATTGGATTCAATTCTGATAAACCGCTTTATCTGCACGATATAAATCTTGATGAAGAGGAATATTTTTTGGGTTTTTTTAATGTCGGTGCATATCAAGAAACTCTAGGAATGAATCATAATCTTTTTAGCAGACCTAATGAATGTACTATAAATATAGACGAAAAATCATATACTATAAGCAATGTCGTCGAATCGGATAACATCATA
The genomic region above belongs to Sulfurimonas lithotrophica and contains:
- the hisS gene encoding histidine--tRNA ligase, with protein sequence MIKSLRGMNDILSEDYERYTYFIQTATFIAQNYGFHFIETPLLEETALFKRSVGESSDIVGKEMYQFIDKGENDVCLRPEGTAGVVRAFIQKKLDRAGGTHRFFYHGAMFRYERPQKGRLRQFHQFGVESFGQDSVYEDANMIMMVSDILKKLGIGYRLQLNSLGCKECMPTYRDKLVKFVKECEESICEDCVRRLDTNPIRVLDCKNDSCQVLYEGAPKLVSNLCESCDEDFTKLQEILDANDITYEIDTNLVRGLDYYSKTAFEFVSDDIGSQSAIAGGGRYDRLVEFLDGKATPAVGFAMGIERLLELIKLPEAKQEGYYIGAMDDEGIDLVISLAHKKRKTDKVSVEYKTKNFKNHMKMADKVNAKYFCIIGSNEIENSTITIKNLVDKSEKTIHIEEF
- the speA gene encoding biosynthetic arginine decarboxylase — translated: MDKYGLDIFSNDNFIIIDGEVKINYKSKPSILNIVQEIRSQEIRGPMLLRFPHLVKKQIKSLYRNFNNAIVENNYNGSFNAVFPLKVNQFPHALDAITSQGKEFNYGLEAGSKAELILAMAKINKGAAITVNGFKDKEMVSLGFIAASSQHNITLTIEGLNELETIIEVANESNLVVPNIGIRIRLHSVGSGSWAKSGGMDAKFGLTSTEILEAITLLREANILNKLTMIHFHIGSQMSDIAPLKKALREAGNIYAELKKMGAKNLKNINIGGGLAVEYNQHEHCANYNYSVKEFSSSVVFLLAEIMDAKMVEHPNIYTESGRYAVASHAVLVAPVLELFSQDYQERLLNLKDINPPLVEELIELNQLLSKKNSIEYLHDALDHQESLFTLFDLGYIDLQDRSNAEILVHNIIKKALYIEGFEGSRELELLQARLQERYLVNLSIFQSMPDYWGLEQNFPVMPIHMLDKKPIRAASLWDITCDSDGEIGFNSDKPLYLHDINLDEEEYFLGFFNVGAYQETLGMNHNLFSRPNECTINIDEKSYTISNVVESDNIIEVLEDLGYKADEILNKLESDIFQSDFITKQEKTDTLAELKMYLSQNGYLRTTY